Genomic segment of Arachis hypogaea cultivar Tifrunner chromosome 11, arahy.Tifrunner.gnm2.J5K5, whole genome shotgun sequence:
TAATTCTTTCATGGAGTATTGGGTTGGCTACTATATTAAGAGCTAATTTGTTGTTACAGTACGTTGTTTTGGCTAAATCATAGATCTCTTTTTAACAAGCCATTTCAAAACACAATTCATTACTTTAAATAGTTCGAGTAAAATAGTACCAGTCTTAAATTTATGACTTTCCAGTTAACATTTCAAATAAAACCTCGGATTTCATAAATTATCTATTCTCCGAGTTTGCCAATAgcctaataatatattaatatgttccaaagaaaaaaaaaacataaaaacaaaagTGACATGTATACACTGAAACTCATGAAACTAAACTTGCAAAAGGGATTTAAATGGGAGTAATTTGTTCAACACTTGAATAAATAGCACTAGAACCAAAGTCTTGtatatctgattttttttttttttcatgacatTCAAATGACAAAGAaatcataattcaattttttcCTATTTCCATATCTCTCTAGTCAATGTCTCAAAAACAGAACAATAAAATATTTACTTAGTAAAAAACATAATAGTCTTCTAAATTATAGTGAAGACATTCACATTTGATAGAACACAAGCACTTAGAGCCACTGCCATTGATTTAAACACAACAGAGGTTGGAAATCTTCCCTTGTCCTTCCTTAGAAAGAGGCCTTCATACAAAGGCAAATTGATGAGAACCAACACCACACTTAGTAGAACTTGCAATGGCAACACCATCAACATTCCAAGACCACCTTTGAATAAGGCACCAACAAGACAAAACAAATTGAACAATGCTAGTGTTGCAAGAAGAGTGAGCATTGGGGAAGAGTTTCCAAACTCCATTATCTCCTTCTTATATCTTTGAGAAACATTTTCTTCAGCTACCTTAGCTGAGATCACAAAGTCTAAACTTGAAAACCCTAGAGACTTGAAGATGGTGTCAATCAAGGCAAATAAGTATGAGCTTGTTCTCTTGTAAAGCCACATCCTTAGGTCATTCCAATAACCTTTTATTGTGCCTTCTGACCACAAAAATTCCAACAAGCATTGAGTATTTTCACCAAGTGTGACATATGCATATGGTATGAACCATGGACTTGACATCTGATGATCCATGAAAACAAAACACATTTAGTTAGGAAGTACATCTTTGCttgaaatttgaacaaaaaaGAATATATTGTAATATCCTAGATCAATTTGCAAGGATTTTTTAGTCTGACAAATTAATTCTCAACAAAATTTAATCACCAAATCAATTTTTAACCTTTGATTTTATTAGACAGATcaatccttgtattaaatttggGCAAAAAATTGGACAAATCAATCTCTTTCATTATTTATTAGActaactatttttaaaattttcgtattatttcttttatataaACAAACAATCTAAATAAAACCTGGAGGATTGATTTAGTGGTTCAAAtttgttaaaacttaaaatgtcCGACTAAATTTCTTAGAAACTATTTTTgggtattatttaaaaataaataaagaagatagTCCCAAGGATGAACATTGGGAAAAAGAGTGAATATGGATGGATGGATGGATCAAATTCTTAAATTGAGATCATAGTTAAATTGAACTTTAATAGTAGAATGTCAATGAAACATAAATGTTAACCTTTATATATTTTTACCCTTCAATTTTAACCTGTGatcatatttatatattaaaacatGATGATGATTGGTACCTGTGGAAACAAGGAAATCCCTTTGAGGAGACAAAGTGAAGGGAAAATTGAGTAATAAAGAGTTGGCAAGCAATTAAGGACCCAAAGATTGTAAAAACAATATGTGATTTGAAGTCCTGGGCTGATTAATCCATAAGCACACCATGCAGCACTATACTTAGAGAGCAGAATTTGGAATCCTCCTTCAGACCATCTCTTATGTTGAACTAATGCTTCTGGCAATGTGGTTGGAGATACTCCTAAGAAAGCTTTCCTTTTTGGATTATAGTACACTGATTTCCACCCTCTACATTGTATAGCTAAACCAGTTATAACATCCTCCACTGCACAACCATATAGTAGTCCCATCTATCCAATCATATATCATCataacataaattattttaactaCTATACAACTATATTAAGCAATATTATGCAGAATAAATGCTCAAATTCGTTCGTAAAAGATCACtcgtttttgaaattaatttttaaataatttttttaattaaatttatcttttaaaaattttaaactagTGGTGTTagtctttctttcatttttttcattgacGGCGCCAAAATTTATTAATGTGGCACGTTAAGTGATACTCAATACATACATATGAGTTTTAATTGACTATTAGcatgataaatttatgaaataaatCAGATCAAATCAAAACCTATTTGAGGAGAGAATTTGAGAGGAAATGGATTCTCTCCAGTTTTTTCAACACTTGAGGAAATGCAGTGTGATCTTTCACCATTAACTTTATAAGTGAGGCCAAAATTAAATATAAGAGAGAGAATAATGAAGGGTGAGAGATCACAATTGACACCATCCAGTTTTTTcttcactggagaggatccactcccaaTTTGAGGTATTGGAATTCCTCAATTTAAAGTTGAttttatctaatttcataaacttatcatgttAGCTACCAATTAGAACTACTAAGTGTGTCTTGTGGGGTGTCATTTTACGTGACACATTAACAAATTTTGACGTCATTAAATAAGAGaagtgataaaaatattaaaataactaatttaaaatatttaaaaaacaaatttaattaaaaagaattcagagattaattttaaaaataaataatttttcagaGACTAATTTAACTTTTTATTCTATACATGACCTCATACTCTTATATGTATAGAGAGAATACACGTATGTGTTTTGCCATATGTGAAACTTGGTATATCTATAGTTTATAAAATATGGAATTATCTTCTTTCATAAATATAAGTTTGATTATTATAGATAAAGTAAATGTCTTTTTTGGTGTCTTACTATTTTTTCAAAAGACAAAGTATtctctaaaattcaaaaattttaatcggTCTACACCTATTTAAATTATTGGTCTAAACGACTTCTATCATTAGTCTAAGCAGCATAACACATCAGCAGATTATTGTTTACCAAAACTGTTTAGATCATTActtaaataattgaaaattaattaaagatttttaaattatgaaGAGACACTTTAATTTAACTTTTCAATAAATagtcaaaaatcgaaaaaaatatttattcttatagatatgaaaaatcaaaatataacatgTGTAATATCATTTAATTACGGATGATGTTAATGTAATTTACTCttgtttttattattactattactagTACTACAATCATTTATTCACATGTGCCCTTCGAAAAAAAGTTTAGTTTTAAATAACCAAATTTAGGTTAAACTATTGTCTTCTATAATAATGTTGAAGGGTGATTGCAATTTTTCCCATAATTTTCTTTTGCTTCTGTTCTTATCCTAACATCTTAAAACAATTTTATGATGTAATACTTTTATAGTTGAAATTATCTAAATGATTCATAAACAGATCAACATGTCAAAATAAAATGTTGTTTGCAtccttaatattttaattaagtaTTCAATATTGTCCCTAATTTTTAGAgtactaaaaagaaaaaaaaaagattactaTCAAAATTGAAAAGATGTGAGAAAGAAGAAAACCTCTTTTCCCCATAGTGTGTTATTCTCATAAGTGCAACTTAAAAGAGCCTTTGACTTTTCTTCCAATAGATGCAAGCTTGTTTTTGTTATTGATTGGTCATTGTTTATATCTTCACCATTCCAATGCTTCAAGCTTTCTTGATCATTAAACTTTCTTCCACATAGTGTATCCCTCTTATGAAAGCAACCAGATCCAATGTACATAGGTCCACCAAAACCATCCATCCCAGGGAATTCCCACTACACGGTTTCAAACCCCATCACAAAGCACTCAAAAATCTATAATGTGTTAATTACAGGTAAAGTGTGTTCTTTCCTTAAATatatgtgattttttaaaaaaaaattaacgtttaattttatttttaatatttttatttatgttaaaattatttatagatgttaacttcatttaaaatattagagacaaaattaaaattatttaaaaataattataacataaattaaaaacattaaaaataaaaataaataaataaaaatatttaaaaaataaatattaaaatatttttaaaaaaattacaaatattaagaataaaaaatatagtttaccctccaattatattaattttgtaaAGTTTGGTATAGAAAATAAGAGTGAGTATAGTGCCATGTGAATATCACAAAATAAGCAATGCTACACATGTCTGATTATAAATGAAATCTAATTTGATTACGAttctgaatttagtttaattataaaaAAGGGACAAGAAATGTGGGCAAACACgtgaatagaaaataaaagatattataaTAAACAAAATTAGGTTCACATTTATGATCAACATTTGAATGTAGCTACTGATGAATGATTTTATGGTATGAATATTGAAAGCACTTTTTAACAATATAAATTGGAATTTGAAAGAATAATTACTAACTTAAAACTCTCAAATACGATATAATTAGTAGAAAAATTTTACCAAAAAGACAAGTAGAAGGAGGGAATATCTAACATAAAGTAAttcaaatttgtaaatttttttaaaactttgatTTTATGAAcatcaactaataattaaatatttacctCATAAATAACTCTTAGAGCACCGCCATAGATATCATTCTTTGTAAGATTCTCAAAGCCCTGTGGCGTTTGCACAAAAGCGATTTCATGGCCTTTTTCTTCATCAATGAGAAAGCAAAGTGCTTCCTTTAGAGATTGTGCATTGTTCGAGTACATGTCACAATCTACATTAAGAATGATTTTTCCATTGCTAATAATTGATGACACCCTTATCTACATTTAGCAATTAAGGTCAATGACCATCATTTTCTCCAATATTGCTAATGCATCAAGATAATCTAATAATTCAAATTTCAGTAGTACTACTATATGATCATCACAAAATTATTGACTATCAGATtcataaacagaaaaaaaaaatcctctaAATGAGGAAAATTGTAAAATGATGAATTAccattaaatttgtaatttttataatatttaaattttattattttagtttaagaGTGATTAAACTCTTGTATTCTTATTTTACCAATGTTTTCACTTTGAGTCCTGCGCGAGAGAgctaatggaatatttgtacaatgtgtacaatgggttatttatttttatcccaaaaGCTTAAGTTGGAGTTCACCAAAgatcaaactcttgacctttcggatttaaagctctgataccatgtcatgaaaccactcatcccaaaagcttaagctgatgggaaaagataacactaatggttatatctctaatactgaatCGGACATCCCTAAAtctccattatacacattgtacaactATTTTACTGGCTCTCTATGCTTCCACCTTCACTTTTAAAATAGCTTAATCTCCCTCTGCAAACCAAAAAATACCAATAATTTCTACTAGTTAGATGgacaatattaaattatttagatTTACTTAgtgcatatacatatatagacggatccagaaatgatattatggggtcaataacacatataatattaaaaattatgtaaaaaaattatataatataagatgtattataaaatatacggatagagaatatattttaaagtaaaaaaatatgtgtatactttttactaacgaagtggtcgattcttcgtatcataaaattcaccgataatagaatttgtgtcaaaattttcaacaattttttttcaatataattaaaagacaattagcaagaaattcatcttttattttgtttctaagttatttttcacaatattcatagttagaaaagatctcttaattgtagcagttgaaacagagagaattaataccaaacgAATAAAAAAACGcccacaagaaaaaaaaaatcactttatgagatttaaaaatttttatttaattaaaaaatattagtaataatctctttttcagatttttttaatattgttacttattttttagatattaaaaattattaatatttaaattaaactaaacttttatttatattaaattaaatactaaatatttttaaaaaaaaatcaaattatacctaataacttattactattaaaaaaagttGGGAGGACCAAGTCTACTCGCCCCTTTATGTCcgttcctatatatatatatatatatatatatatatatatatagttgatagAGTGAAGCTCAAATCTTGATAGTACCAGTGAATTCATGGCTCCAGCTTTGAAGTTATGTGCAACATGGGGCCTCTTCTCGCGAGATAAATATACCAAGGTTGGCAAAACGATTCCATCTATATCCTTGGCGCTCGAGTCTTTCCCATGAAGTAAAATCTACAGAGAGATTAATGTGTAAAACACGCGCATAATAAATATAAGTTTATATATTGATTTaataagtatttatatataaactaAACCGTAGTTTCGTTGTAACAATACAACAACAAACAATCCTTTGTTGATAACACCattaaattttatcatatattataTTTACATTAAAACTGTTTACAAAGTCATACGGGAGACAGCATGACTTTATATGAGTCATTAGATCGATCACACTGGAAGACTGCGAGAAGCAATAGAGGATTTAATGTAACAATCCATATTTCTAATTATGGCAAAAATAGTATTATAATAAGGATACTTCCATAAAGACGcagaaaatgtctttttttaaagatattttttaataattaaaatttaacacatataatcatttaaattatgttatttttgtcaaaattatgtcagacaaattaatttgactgaaaaatagtgaatcaaattttaaatttgtctaaattaatatcattttttataaaaatgactacaatacccctattatataaaatgactaaaatactcttattatatatattaattttaaaaattctaaattctaaccctTTTCTTCTCTATCgttatagggttagaatttaaagttttcaaaatatatatatatatatatatatatatatatatatatataaaataggaatattttagttgtgtttataatagggatattgtagtaattttttataaaaatattaatttataccggtttaaaatttaatttattaattttttgctaAATCGATTTGTccagtctaattttaataaaataatataatttaattgattatatgtgttaaattttaatttttaaaaaacacctttaaaaaaaagatgtttttgacATCTTTATATAATGGCTCCCTTATAATAAAACGGTGAACTACCAAAATCACATTTC
This window contains:
- the LOC112720911 gene encoding cellulose synthase-like protein E1 (The sequence of the model RefSeq protein was modified relative to this genomic sequence to represent the inferred CDS: added 126 bases not found in genome assembly), whose protein sequence is MESRIENAGKSGEVPEEIRSKNKRFSQWDSFSSRRDHDAIIQILLHGKDSSAKDIDGIVLPTLVYLSREKRPHVAHNFKAGAMNSLIRVSSIISNGKIILNVDCDMYSNNAQSLKEALCFLIDEEKGHEIAFVQTPQGFENLTKNDIYGGALRVIYEWEFPGMDGFGGPMYIGSGCFHKRDTLCGRKFNDQESLKHWNGEDINNDQSITKTSLHLLEEKSKALLSCTYENNTLWGKEMGLLYGCAVEDVITGLAIQCRGWKSVYYNPKRKAFLGVSPTTLPEALVQHKRWSEGGFQILLSKYSAAWCAYGLISPGLQITYCFYNLWVLNCLPTLYYSIFPSLCLLKGISLFPQMSSPWFIPYAYVTLGENTQCLLEFLWSEGTIKGYWNDLRMWLYKRTSSYLFALIDTIFKSLGFSSLDFVISAKVAEENVSQRYKKEIMEFGNSSPMLTLLATLALFNLFCLVGALFKGGLGMLMVLPLQVLLSVVLVLINLPLYEGLFLRKDKGRFPTSVVFKSMAVALSACVLSNVNVFTII